The following proteins are co-located in the Acidicapsa acidisoli genome:
- the treY gene encoding malto-oligosyltrehalose synthase: MPQIPLSTYRLQLHAGFTFKDAAGVADYLKRLGISHVYCSPYLQAIPGSTHGYDVVDPEKPNEELGGEEGHSRFCQRLKELELGQVLDIVPNHMALGQQNRYWWDVIENGPSSRYATWFDIDWQSAEVKLQNKVLIPVLGDQYGRELSAGRIKLEYTGDRFQVRYSDNLFPVAPRSLSNLLSKAAEYAHSDTLHFIAGSFARLPSPELSNRGDASARHRDKTVIYRMLKQLCKEQPEVSAAISRGVDELNHEMDALDEVLNQQSYRLAYWRTADQELGYRRFFDVNTLIGLRMEREHVFEATHCRILQWLENGVLDGVRVDHPDGLRDPQQYFERLRKRAPEAWIVGEKILEPGEFLRDSWPIQGTSGYDFMNVCNRFLVHGEGLTELTKIYSEFTGEPVDFAEVAQQKKQMVEQEALGSDINRLASLFVEICESNRDRRDYTRAEIRRALREVASSFPVYRTYVVADRDRILDEDRLYIDNAVAMAKARRQDLDAGLFDFIADVLTLRVRGKMEGEFLMRLQQFTSTVMAKGVEDTAFYCFNRMVGLNEVGNNPGLDGMSVEAFHDYFAKMQATHPLTMTTLSTHDTKRADDVRARLATITEIPGRWRSALNRWSRMNARFRKGSHPDRNTEYFLYQTLIGAWPIAKDRLIAYMEKAAREAKQQTSWTQQNKEFEDALRNFIERILDSAEFIAELEKFVERVLSAGRVNSLAQTLVKCTAPGVPDTYQGGELWNHSLVDPDNRRPVDYDERRSILSKLEKGVDVKEILSRIGSSVDKGMPKMWVIHNALSLRCKHPECFGADAAYTPLAAEGHRREHVVGYLRADRVATIVPRWTLKLGDSWASTTLELPQGSWKNVLTGDGVKGGRMRVQALLQHFPVALLIKEAE; this comes from the coding sequence ATGCCACAAATACCCTTGTCGACATACCGGCTGCAATTGCATGCAGGATTCACCTTCAAAGACGCGGCCGGAGTGGCCGACTATTTGAAGAGGCTCGGCATCTCGCATGTGTACTGTTCGCCATATCTGCAGGCAATTCCCGGCAGCACCCATGGATATGACGTGGTAGACCCCGAAAAGCCTAATGAGGAGCTGGGCGGCGAAGAAGGACACAGCCGATTCTGCCAGCGTTTGAAAGAGCTTGAGTTGGGTCAGGTGCTGGATATCGTGCCGAACCATATGGCGCTCGGCCAGCAAAACCGGTACTGGTGGGACGTAATTGAAAACGGCCCATCCAGCCGGTACGCAACCTGGTTCGATATCGATTGGCAATCGGCGGAGGTGAAGCTGCAGAACAAAGTTCTGATTCCCGTGCTCGGGGACCAGTACGGACGGGAATTGAGCGCAGGCCGAATCAAGCTGGAATACACAGGCGACCGCTTTCAAGTGCGCTACTCGGACAATCTCTTTCCAGTCGCTCCAAGGTCTTTGTCTAACTTGCTTTCAAAGGCTGCCGAGTACGCGCACAGTGACACGCTTCACTTCATCGCCGGGAGTTTCGCGCGTCTGCCGTCACCGGAATTGAGCAATCGCGGCGACGCGAGTGCGAGGCATCGCGACAAGACCGTGATCTATCGAATGTTGAAGCAGCTTTGCAAAGAGCAACCGGAAGTATCCGCGGCAATTTCCCGCGGCGTGGACGAGTTGAATCACGAGATGGATGCATTGGATGAGGTGCTGAATCAGCAGAGCTATCGATTGGCCTATTGGCGCACGGCCGATCAGGAGTTGGGCTATCGGCGTTTCTTCGACGTGAACACGCTGATCGGCCTGCGAATGGAACGGGAGCATGTCTTCGAGGCGACACATTGCAGAATCCTACAATGGCTCGAGAATGGCGTGCTGGACGGCGTGCGCGTCGATCATCCCGATGGTCTGCGCGATCCCCAGCAGTATTTCGAACGATTGAGAAAACGCGCGCCAGAAGCATGGATTGTCGGCGAGAAGATTCTCGAGCCCGGAGAGTTTCTGCGCGATAGCTGGCCGATTCAGGGAACCAGCGGCTACGACTTCATGAACGTGTGCAACAGATTCCTCGTGCATGGCGAGGGCCTGACGGAACTCACGAAGATTTATAGCGAGTTCACCGGCGAGCCGGTCGACTTCGCCGAAGTGGCGCAGCAGAAGAAACAGATGGTTGAGCAAGAGGCTTTAGGCAGTGACATCAACCGTCTGGCGAGTTTATTCGTGGAGATATGCGAGAGCAACCGCGACCGCCGCGATTACACGCGCGCGGAGATTCGCCGTGCGCTTCGCGAAGTGGCGTCGAGCTTCCCGGTCTATCGAACGTATGTGGTTGCCGATCGAGACCGCATCCTCGATGAGGATCGCTTATACATCGACAACGCGGTGGCAATGGCCAAGGCGCGAAGGCAGGATCTCGATGCTGGCCTCTTCGACTTCATCGCCGATGTGCTGACACTGCGTGTTCGGGGCAAGATGGAAGGCGAATTTCTGATGCGCCTCCAACAATTCACGTCTACTGTGATGGCGAAAGGCGTGGAAGACACGGCGTTTTATTGCTTCAACCGCATGGTCGGCTTGAACGAGGTGGGCAATAATCCGGGCCTCGACGGAATGTCCGTTGAGGCGTTTCACGATTATTTTGCAAAGATGCAGGCAACTCACCCTCTGACCATGACCACGCTCTCAACGCACGATACGAAACGAGCCGACGATGTAAGAGCACGGCTGGCGACAATCACAGAGATTCCAGGACGATGGAGATCTGCGCTGAACCGCTGGTCGCGGATGAATGCGCGGTTCCGGAAAGGGAGTCACCCTGATCGAAACACGGAGTATTTTTTATACCAGACCCTGATCGGCGCATGGCCCATTGCAAAAGACCGGCTGATTGCTTACATGGAGAAAGCGGCTCGCGAAGCCAAGCAGCAAACCAGTTGGACGCAACAGAACAAGGAATTCGAAGACGCATTGCGAAACTTCATCGAGCGGATTCTGGATTCCGCCGAATTCATCGCAGAGTTGGAGAAGTTTGTTGAACGCGTATTGAGTGCAGGGCGCGTCAACAGCCTCGCACAGACCCTTGTGAAGTGCACCGCTCCAGGCGTGCCGGATACCTATCAGGGCGGTGAGTTGTGGAACCATAGCCTCGTGGACCCGGACAACCGCAGGCCAGTCGACTACGACGAGCGCCGAAGCATCCTGAGCAAGTTGGAAAAGGGCGTCGATGTAAAAGAAATCCTGAGCCGGATTGGCAGTAGTGTCGATAAAGGCATGCCGAAGATGTGGGTGATCCACAATGCGCTGTCTCTTCGCTGCAAACATCCGGAGTGCTTTGGAGCAGACGCAGCTTATACGCCATTGGCCGCTGAGGGACACAGGCGCGAGCACGTCGTGGGATATCTGCGAGCAGACAGGGTCGCCACCATCGTTCCCCGCTGGACGCTGAAGCTTGGCGATAGCTGGGCGTCAACGACGCTCGAATTGCCACAGGGTAGTTGGAAGAACGTGCTCACCGGCGATGGAGTGAAGGGCGGCCGTATGCGTGTGCAGGCGTTGTTGCAGCACTTTCCCGTCGCGCTTTTGATCAAGGAGGCGGAGTAG
- a CDS encoding ABC transporter ATP-binding protein yields the protein MDEIVGVESVSRRYSLDHNSVSALDDASLHICAGEFLAIAGPSGSGKSTLLNLIGCIDKPTTGRILLQGVDTSRLDSKRLTALRREKIGFVFQTFNLIPVFTAAENVEFPLLVQGVPVAQRRERVAAALASVGLADRANHRPDLLSGGERQRVAVARAIVHRPALVLADEPTANLDTRNATQLIDLMRELNRQLGLTFLFSTHDARLLEHADRIVELCDGRIASDSLTEGGSHVEVLASCL from the coding sequence ATGGATGAAATAGTCGGAGTCGAATCCGTAAGTCGAAGATACTCCCTGGACCATAACTCGGTCAGCGCCCTCGACGATGCGAGCCTGCACATATGTGCCGGAGAGTTCCTGGCGATTGCAGGCCCCAGCGGCAGTGGAAAGTCAACCCTGCTGAACCTGATCGGCTGCATCGACAAGCCGACCACCGGCCGAATTCTGCTGCAAGGCGTCGACACGTCCAGGCTGGATTCAAAGCGGTTGACCGCGCTTCGCCGGGAGAAGATTGGGTTCGTCTTTCAGACCTTCAATCTGATCCCCGTCTTCACGGCCGCGGAGAACGTCGAATTTCCGCTCCTCGTGCAGGGGGTGCCCGTAGCTCAGCGCCGCGAACGCGTCGCCGCCGCACTCGCGAGCGTAGGCCTCGCTGACCGTGCCAATCATCGTCCGGATCTGCTCTCCGGCGGCGAACGGCAGCGTGTCGCCGTGGCGCGCGCTATCGTGCACCGTCCGGCTCTCGTGCTTGCCGATGAGCCGACGGCCAATCTCGACACGCGCAATGCCACGCAACTCATCGACCTGATGCGCGAACTGAACCGCCAACTCGGCCTGACCTTCCTGTTCTCCACCCACGACGCGCGATTGCTGGAACATGCCGACCGCATCGTTGAGCTATGCGACGGACGCATCGCGTCCGACTCTCTTACCGAAGGAGGCAGCCATGTGGAAGTTCTTGCTTCTTGCCTTTAG
- a CDS encoding WD40 repeat domain-containing protein, translating to MKLLKLAAFLLWWMYAISCAAAFAQKPHLVVESGANTVMSVAFSPDGRVIASGRYDGTIKLWDVDTGRGLRTLAGHKGPVPSLAFRPDGHMLASGSWDGSARLWDTETGRELNRIETKRGLPACVAFSADGNTLAMGDLKRVVLWDVEAGRQRLSLATEKLPSTVAFSPDGHLLASAGESATITLGDPSTGRELRNLTAHAAFIYSLAFTQDSRTLASGGLSRAVELWDMKAGGEPKMLFTHLDHVHSLAFSPDGKILAIAGEDNTATHVSGAAPNAIELWEVNPERLIRTLVGQYASSAGLVYSVAFSPHGDILASGGMDATTRLWDTATGRQLRNLTGHANGVLTVAFSPDGHSLASGSGDGKIRIWDAEAGHGERILGSHASGVAAVAFDHHGGVLGSGSTDGKVKLWDVKSGGQLHEMDGDVCPPSAYYCGVTSLGFTPDDSVLASLGTTSDAINLWSVTSGQKNRSLTGQKWNQDIALSPVGHTLASVSRAGPIRLWDLEDGHEVLNIAGKDPSFSTLAFSPDGRTLAAGGMYKIRLLETSKGRELGNLNPHSTRGTFGNDRIVFSADGHSLISGLGDGTLRLWDIDHKRQVWISPGPGEATACVAIDPAGRHIASCHTGDGAVRLWDINGKELAALFAVDRDHWVVSDPEGRFDTDDLDEIRGLNWVFPDDPFRALPPEVFLRDYYVPDLLAKLWNFEKLPAIRPLSSLNRAQPTVELIKADPEPDGEFVSVAVKVNGPASETQKDERGHPMQSGAYDLRLFRDGQLIAQWPETTGVRERSPNAQAAQTEIESWRKTHEIELVNGEYTHVFNHIRLPRRKGIEKVDFTAYAFNSDRVKSLTAGPLEYPPPNAPFLSEAPVTRRAYLITVGVNANQSHWNLDLAAPSAQSAAQLLHEKLASEYNVIDVSLLSTLAPDSPRVVLEQATKANVKAILDLLAGRSITDTERDAVDPDHKVQTATPDDAVVLFISSHGYADPQGTFYVVPYDTGAVSGVTEDVLTRCLTHPEEQSPACQKASAFLQRTISSQDFSAWWAGVDAGEAVMILDSCHSAAMPGREFRPGPLGDASFGQLGYDKRMKILSATQPDKTARATMVQGLGHSLLVEALIQEAKAHPQEPLAQLLHDTQQQVRPLVRQLYPEMKEADIQLPALFDFGMKDNLKSEF from the coding sequence TTGAAGCTTCTCAAGCTAGCTGCGTTCCTGTTGTGGTGGATGTATGCGATCTCCTGTGCCGCGGCCTTCGCACAGAAACCCCATCTTGTGGTCGAATCCGGCGCCAACACCGTGATGTCGGTTGCTTTCAGCCCTGACGGCCGCGTTATCGCTTCCGGAAGATACGATGGCACGATCAAACTTTGGGACGTCGACACCGGGCGCGGGCTGCGAACCCTGGCTGGACACAAAGGCCCCGTTCCCTCGTTGGCCTTCCGGCCCGACGGACACATGCTGGCTTCCGGAAGCTGGGATGGCTCGGCCAGGTTGTGGGATACGGAGACGGGCCGCGAGTTGAACAGGATTGAGACAAAGAGGGGCTTGCCGGCTTGCGTGGCCTTCAGCGCAGATGGAAATACCCTGGCAATGGGTGACCTCAAGCGGGTCGTGCTTTGGGATGTGGAAGCAGGACGCCAGCGGCTGAGCCTGGCCACGGAGAAACTTCCTTCGACGGTAGCCTTCAGCCCCGATGGGCATCTGCTGGCCAGCGCGGGAGAGAGCGCCACGATCACGTTGGGAGATCCGTCAACCGGACGCGAACTGCGAAACTTGACAGCCCACGCCGCCTTCATCTACTCCCTGGCCTTCACTCAGGATAGCCGAACCCTGGCCTCGGGAGGCCTAAGCAGGGCAGTCGAGCTTTGGGACATGAAAGCCGGAGGCGAGCCGAAAATGTTGTTCACTCATCTCGATCACGTGCATTCATTGGCCTTTAGTCCCGACGGCAAGATCTTGGCGATTGCAGGAGAAGACAACACCGCCACACACGTGAGCGGAGCCGCACCAAACGCGATCGAACTCTGGGAAGTAAATCCCGAACGCCTGATCCGAACCCTGGTGGGCCAGTATGCAAGCTCCGCAGGGCTGGTCTATTCCGTCGCTTTCTCGCCCCATGGAGACATACTGGCTTCCGGCGGTATGGACGCGACAACCCGCCTCTGGGACACGGCCACAGGCCGGCAACTGCGAAATCTTACCGGCCACGCCAATGGAGTTTTGACAGTTGCATTTTCTCCCGATGGCCATAGCCTTGCATCGGGTAGCGGCGATGGGAAGATCCGGATATGGGATGCGGAAGCTGGACATGGGGAACGAATCCTTGGCAGCCACGCAAGCGGGGTTGCAGCCGTCGCGTTCGATCACCACGGCGGCGTTCTTGGCTCCGGAAGCACAGACGGCAAGGTAAAGCTCTGGGATGTAAAGAGTGGCGGCCAGCTCCACGAAATGGACGGAGACGTCTGTCCTCCGTCTGCATACTACTGCGGAGTCACTTCGCTCGGATTCACCCCCGATGACAGCGTTCTGGCGTCACTGGGAACAACCAGCGATGCGATCAATCTCTGGAGTGTGACCAGCGGACAGAAGAACCGGTCTCTGACAGGCCAGAAATGGAATCAAGACATCGCGCTCAGCCCTGTCGGTCATACTCTGGCTTCGGTGAGCCGAGCGGGGCCGATCAGGCTCTGGGATCTCGAAGATGGACATGAGGTGTTGAATATCGCCGGGAAAGACCCGAGTTTCAGCACATTGGCCTTCAGCCCCGATGGCCGGACCCTCGCCGCCGGTGGCATGTACAAGATCAGACTGCTCGAAACATCCAAAGGGCGGGAACTGGGGAATCTGAATCCGCATAGTACTCGCGGCACATTCGGCAACGACCGCATCGTATTCAGCGCCGACGGCCACAGTCTCATTTCGGGCCTCGGAGACGGCACCCTGAGGCTCTGGGATATCGACCATAAGCGCCAGGTGTGGATATCGCCCGGGCCCGGCGAAGCAACCGCTTGTGTGGCCATTGACCCTGCCGGCCGGCATATCGCGTCATGCCACACCGGCGATGGCGCTGTGAGGCTGTGGGACATCAACGGCAAGGAACTCGCTGCGTTGTTTGCCGTCGACCGGGACCACTGGGTTGTTTCCGATCCCGAAGGCCGCTTCGACACCGACGATCTGGACGAGATCCGGGGCTTGAACTGGGTCTTTCCCGACGATCCATTTCGAGCGCTGCCGCCGGAAGTCTTTCTTCGCGATTACTATGTCCCGGACCTCCTCGCAAAACTGTGGAACTTTGAGAAGCTTCCCGCAATCCGGCCATTGTCCAGCCTGAACCGCGCACAGCCCACGGTAGAACTGATCAAGGCCGATCCAGAGCCAGACGGAGAGTTTGTTTCCGTCGCCGTCAAAGTAAACGGCCCAGCCTCAGAGACACAGAAGGACGAGCGCGGCCATCCTATGCAAAGCGGCGCTTACGATTTACGCCTGTTTCGGGATGGGCAACTGATCGCTCAGTGGCCTGAAACAACTGGCGTTCGAGAGCGGTCGCCCAATGCACAGGCCGCACAGACGGAGATAGAATCCTGGCGAAAGACTCATGAGATCGAGCTGGTCAACGGTGAGTACACACACGTCTTCAACCATATCCGCCTGCCACGCCGTAAGGGCATTGAAAAGGTCGACTTCACGGCGTATGCCTTCAACTCGGATCGGGTCAAGAGCCTGACTGCCGGGCCGCTCGAATATCCTCCGCCCAACGCGCCGTTTTTGTCCGAGGCGCCGGTAACCCGCCGCGCTTATCTGATCACTGTCGGGGTGAACGCAAACCAGTCACACTGGAATCTGGACCTGGCCGCGCCAAGCGCACAAAGCGCTGCGCAACTGTTGCACGAGAAGCTGGCAAGCGAATATAACGTGATCGATGTTTCACTGTTGTCAACGCTGGCTCCGGACAGTCCACGAGTGGTGCTGGAACAAGCGACGAAAGCGAATGTGAAGGCGATCCTCGATCTGTTGGCTGGACGATCGATCACGGATACTGAACGGGATGCCGTCGATCCGGATCACAAAGTTCAGACCGCAACTCCGGACGACGCGGTCGTGCTATTCATCTCCAGCCATGGCTACGCCGATCCGCAAGGAACTTTCTACGTTGTGCCTTACGACACCGGCGCCGTATCAGGAGTTACGGAAGACGTGCTCACTCGCTGCCTTACGCATCCCGAGGAGCAAAGTCCGGCCTGCCAGAAAGCGAGCGCGTTTCTTCAGCGCACAATTTCCAGCCAGGACTTCAGCGCCTGGTGGGCAGGAGTAGATGCTGGAGAGGCGGTGATGATACTGGACTCCTGTCATTCGGCAGCGATGCCGGGTCGAGAGTTTCGTCCCGGGCCGCTCGGCGACGCCAGCTTCGGACAGCTTGGCTACGACAAGCGCATGAAAATCCTCTCTGCCACGCAGCCTGACAAGACCGCAAGAGCGACCATGGTGCAGGGGTTGGGTCACTCGTTGTTGGTAGAGGCACTCATCCAGGAGGCAAAAGCTCATCCGCAAGAACCTTTGGCGCAATTGCTGCACGATACGCAGCAGCAGGTGCGGCCTCTGGTTCGACAACTCTACCCGGAAATGAAGGAGGCCGACATTCAACTGCCGGCCTTGTTCGATTTTGGAATGAAAGACAATCTCAAGAGCGAATTCTGA
- a CDS encoding ABC transporter permease: MWKFLLLAFRNIFRNRRRTVMTLVMVGGGVAGLLLVGGFFARMFWGLRESTINDGLGHIQIFTAEHFDREEKHVLDTGIDNWRQVAASVSTGGHVRGVAPRIEFYGMLSNGVKSGVFMGSAVDPVAEKSLGFTPRLAVGRDLDARPGGEVEALIGTGVARSMNVKPGDGLTLLAVTSDGALNGIDVQIVGTVNTGYKEVDDRYLRITLPSAQRLLQSDRVTNLVVGLDATENTDKVASALAPRLNGSPQHLVLKKWIDLAAYYKQVRSLFSTIFVFLGVIVFFMVLMSSVNTLLMSMFERTREIGTMLAMGTPRSWIMALFMLEATLLGVLGAIVGVVGGNLLGVLLNHSGIHLPPPPGTTAPMSFRVLHVPSLMIASSLLVILSLALASILPAIRASRLQIAEALAHV; this comes from the coding sequence ATGTGGAAGTTCTTGCTTCTTGCCTTTAGAAACATCTTTCGCAATCGGCGACGGACCGTGATGACGCTGGTCATGGTCGGCGGCGGCGTAGCCGGTCTTCTGCTCGTCGGCGGATTCTTTGCCCGCATGTTCTGGGGCCTGCGCGAGAGCACCATCAACGACGGCCTCGGCCATATACAGATCTTCACCGCCGAGCACTTCGACCGCGAAGAAAAACACGTCCTCGATACCGGCATCGACAACTGGCGGCAGGTGGCCGCATCCGTATCAACCGGCGGCCATGTACGCGGCGTCGCACCCCGCATCGAGTTTTACGGCATGCTTTCCAACGGCGTGAAGTCCGGCGTTTTCATGGGAAGTGCCGTCGATCCAGTAGCCGAAAAAAGCCTGGGCTTTACGCCGCGACTGGCCGTGGGAAGAGACCTCGATGCCAGACCGGGCGGGGAAGTAGAAGCGCTCATCGGCACCGGCGTGGCCCGCTCCATGAATGTAAAGCCCGGCGACGGACTCACGCTCCTTGCGGTAACCTCCGACGGAGCCTTGAACGGAATCGACGTGCAGATCGTCGGCACGGTGAACACCGGTTACAAGGAGGTCGATGACCGCTATCTGCGCATTACCTTGCCCTCAGCACAGCGTCTGCTGCAAAGCGACCGCGTCACCAACCTCGTCGTCGGCCTCGACGCAACGGAAAACACCGACAAGGTCGCATCTGCGCTCGCTCCGCGCCTGAACGGATCGCCACAACACCTGGTTCTGAAGAAATGGATCGATCTCGCCGCGTACTACAAGCAGGTCCGTTCTCTCTTCAGCACCATCTTCGTCTTCCTCGGCGTCATCGTCTTCTTCATGGTCCTCATGTCCAGTGTGAACACGCTGCTGATGAGCATGTTCGAGCGCACCCGCGAGATCGGAACCATGCTGGCGATGGGTACGCCACGTTCCTGGATCATGGCTCTGTTCATGCTCGAAGCCACTCTTCTCGGAGTGCTTGGCGCAATCGTGGGCGTGGTCGGGGGTAATCTCCTTGGAGTCCTCTTGAATCATTCCGGCATCCATCTGCCTCCGCCTCCCGGAACCACGGCGCCAATGAGCTTTCGCGTTCTCCACGTACCCAGCCTGATGATCGCCTCATCATTGCTGGTCATTCTCTCACTGGCGCTCGCATCCATCCTGCCGGCGATCCGCGCATCGCGGCTGCAAATTGCGGAGGCATTAGCTCATGTCTAA
- the treZ gene encoding malto-oligosyltrehalose trehalohydrolase — protein MHRFEIWAPRAKKLAVRVSSALLAPTTFAMNGPDDHGWWRLDVAEAMPGADYGYLIDDDPKPYPDPRSLCQPNGVHGLSRLYDQQAFVWKDVDFRPPPLASAVIYEMHIGTFTQEGTLDSAIGRLDHLVHLGVTHVELMPVASFAGDQGWGYDGVALFSVHQPYGGPDALKRFVDAAHARGLSVLLDVVYNHFGPVGNYTGKFGPYLVESHSTPWGGAVNFEGGGAHQVRRFFCDNALMWMRDFHIDGLRLDAVHGFVDRSAIHFLEQLAAEVEVLGATLARHFVLIAESDLNDPRVVTPREARGLGMDAQWNDDFHHALFTVLNPGPTTGYYADFGRLSQLAKAVERNFVYDGIYSKFRHRIHGRSTGSLSQHRFIGFIQNHDQVGNQATGERLLEIVGFDRAKIAAALVLLSPFIPLLFQGEEWAASSPFQYFADHQEPEMARLVSEGRKREFAAFGWDPDLIPDPEKRETYERSKLKWDEVNEGTHEEMLAWYRELIRLRRTMPSLNDGQPGQTHVRFNQFDQREMWLSMERGEIIVTCNLGQDEFRVPLPQGKRLILKSRGGVTEMDGQVILPKNSIAILS, from the coding sequence ATGCATCGGTTTGAGATTTGGGCTCCGCGAGCGAAGAAGCTCGCTGTGAGAGTGAGCAGCGCTCTATTGGCGCCGACCACATTCGCGATGAATGGACCGGATGATCATGGCTGGTGGCGGCTCGATGTCGCGGAAGCCATGCCCGGCGCGGATTACGGCTACCTGATCGATGACGATCCGAAGCCTTATCCTGATCCGCGTTCTCTGTGCCAGCCGAACGGTGTTCACGGGTTGTCTCGCTTGTATGACCAGCAGGCATTCGTCTGGAAGGATGTCGATTTCAGGCCGCCTCCGCTCGCCAGCGCCGTGATCTATGAAATGCATATTGGCACCTTCACACAGGAAGGAACGCTGGATTCGGCGATTGGCAGGCTCGATCACCTCGTTCATCTCGGCGTGACCCACGTGGAGTTGATGCCGGTTGCATCCTTCGCAGGCGACCAGGGTTGGGGCTACGACGGCGTCGCACTCTTCTCAGTCCATCAACCGTATGGAGGGCCGGACGCTCTGAAGCGATTCGTCGATGCCGCGCACGCACGGGGCCTATCAGTGCTTCTCGACGTGGTCTACAACCACTTTGGCCCAGTCGGAAACTATACCGGCAAGTTTGGTCCCTATCTTGTGGAATCGCACAGCACCCCCTGGGGTGGGGCAGTAAATTTTGAAGGCGGCGGAGCGCATCAGGTACGAAGATTCTTCTGTGACAACGCTCTGATGTGGATGCGGGACTTTCATATCGACGGGTTGCGGCTGGATGCAGTGCATGGATTCGTCGACCGATCGGCGATTCATTTTCTGGAGCAGCTCGCCGCCGAGGTGGAGGTATTGGGAGCAACTCTCGCGCGCCACTTCGTACTGATCGCAGAGAGCGACCTGAACGATCCACGCGTAGTAACTCCGCGTGAGGCCCGCGGCCTTGGCATGGATGCGCAATGGAACGATGATTTTCATCATGCACTGTTCACCGTGCTCAACCCCGGTCCAACAACGGGATACTACGCGGACTTTGGCCGGTTAAGTCAATTGGCAAAAGCCGTGGAGCGGAACTTCGTCTACGACGGGATATATTCGAAGTTCCGGCACCGTATCCATGGGCGCTCCACAGGCAGCCTGTCGCAGCATCGGTTTATTGGATTCATCCAGAATCACGATCAGGTGGGAAATCAGGCAACCGGAGAGAGATTGCTGGAGATTGTTGGCTTCGACCGCGCCAAAATCGCAGCCGCACTCGTGTTGCTGAGCCCATTTATTCCGCTGTTGTTTCAAGGCGAGGAGTGGGCTGCTTCATCGCCCTTCCAATACTTTGCCGACCATCAGGAACCAGAGATGGCCCGGCTTGTTTCCGAAGGACGAAAGAGAGAGTTCGCGGCCTTCGGCTGGGACCCGGATCTAATCCCAGACCCGGAGAAGCGAGAAACGTATGAACGATCGAAGTTGAAATGGGACGAGGTAAACGAAGGTACGCATGAAGAGATGCTGGCATGGTACCGCGAGCTGATCCGGTTGCGCCGCACTATGCCCTCGTTGAACGATGGCCAGCCGGGCCAAACGCATGTTCGATTTAACCAATTTGACCAGCGCGAGATGTGGTTATCCATGGAGCGCGGCGAGATAATCGTAACCTGCAATCTGGGCCAAGACGAATTTCGCGTTCCGTTGCCGCAAGGCAAGCGCCTCATCCTCAAATCGCGCGGCGGTGTAACGGAGATGGACGGCCAGGTGATCCTTCCAAAGAATTCGATAGCCATCCTTTCGTAG
- a CDS encoding outer membrane lipoprotein-sorting protein, translated as MSNINSILRTFLLLLLAGFLFTCMLVSHGATLATTPDAEAVLKRADIFRNGWPSYVLHVKITNYEASKADEEKLYEVSQKGTEKTYVEFMSPREKGQHLLMLGDDMWVYLPDTSRPVRITPLERLSGDASNGDVARTNYAADYTPVYLRTEKVGTQDCYLLDLTAKRKGATYQRILLWVRVEDDRPVKAEFYLTSGKLIKSATFDEFASVNGRVQLRRMTLYDEIRHNSHSVLEYSGIAPRELPDKLFYQGRADRF; from the coding sequence ATGTCTAACATCAACTCGATTCTGCGCACGTTCCTGCTTCTCCTCCTCGCCGGCTTTCTCTTCACATGCATGCTGGTGAGCCACGGCGCGACCCTCGCAACCACTCCTGATGCAGAGGCCGTCCTCAAACGCGCCGATATCTTTCGCAACGGCTGGCCATCGTATGTCCTTCACGTCAAAATCACTAACTACGAAGCAAGCAAGGCAGACGAAGAGAAGCTTTACGAGGTCTCGCAGAAAGGTACCGAGAAGACTTACGTCGAATTCATGAGCCCCCGCGAAAAGGGACAGCACTTGCTCATGCTGGGCGACGATATGTGGGTTTATCTGCCAGATACCAGCCGCCCGGTACGCATCACGCCATTAGAGCGCCTGTCAGGCGACGCCTCCAACGGCGATGTCGCACGCACCAACTATGCCGCCGACTACACTCCCGTCTATTTGCGCACGGAGAAGGTCGGCACGCAGGATTGTTACCTGCTCGATCTCACCGCAAAGCGAAAGGGCGCCACGTATCAGCGGATCCTCTTATGGGTTCGCGTGGAAGATGACCGTCCGGTGAAGGCCGAGTTCTATCTCACCTCCGGTAAGCTCATCAAATCCGCAACGTTCGACGAGTTCGCGTCGGTCAATGGCAGAGTCCAGCTCCGGCGCATGACTCTCTACGACGAAATTCGCCATAACTCCCACAGCGTCCTCGAGTACTCCGGCATCGCCCCGCGAGAGCTCCCAGACAAACTCTTCTATCAAGGGCGCGCAGACCGATTCTGA